From the genome of Marixanthomonas ophiurae, one region includes:
- the fabD gene encoding ACP S-malonyltransferase → MKAYVFPGQGAQFPEMGKDLYETSDKAKQLFDRANELLGFDITKIMFEGTAEELKETKVTQPAIFLHSTILATVMGDNFKPDMVAGHSLGEFSALVANGALAFEDALILVSRRAQAMQNACELKPSTMAAVLGLEDHVVETICADIEGVVVAANYNCPGQLVISGETSAVEAACEALKEAGARRALLLPVGGAFHSPLMEPAREELAAAIENTHFSKPSCPVYQNVSTFAVTDPEEIKKNLIFQLTAPVKWTQSVQNMIKDGADHFIEVGPGNVLQGLVKKIDRSQTTEKAEI, encoded by the coding sequence ATGAAAGCATACGTATTTCCCGGACAGGGAGCTCAATTTCCAGAAATGGGAAAAGATTTATATGAAACTTCAGATAAGGCAAAACAGTTATTTGACCGTGCCAACGAACTTTTAGGTTTTGATATTACCAAAATTATGTTCGAAGGTACTGCTGAAGAACTAAAAGAAACCAAAGTAACCCAGCCTGCCATATTTTTACATTCAACTATTTTGGCAACCGTGATGGGCGACAATTTTAAACCTGATATGGTCGCTGGACACTCACTAGGTGAGTTTTCTGCATTAGTAGCCAACGGAGCTTTAGCTTTTGAAGATGCGCTTATTTTAGTTTCTAGAAGAGCGCAAGCCATGCAAAACGCTTGTGAATTAAAACCATCTACAATGGCTGCTGTTTTAGGCCTTGAAGATCATGTAGTAGAAACAATCTGTGCCGATATTGAAGGCGTGGTAGTAGCCGCAAACTATAATTGTCCAGGGCAATTAGTAATTTCTGGAGAAACATCTGCCGTTGAAGCCGCTTGTGAAGCTTTAAAAGAAGCTGGAGCGCGTCGCGCGTTATTATTACCGGTTGGTGGCGCTTTTCACAGTCCGTTAATGGAACCGGCTCGCGAAGAGTTAGCAGCTGCTATTGAAAACACACATTTTTCAAAACCATCTTGTCCGGTGTACCAAAATGTAAGTACGTTTGCTGTTACTGACCCTGAAGAGATTAAGAAAAACCTCATTTTTCAATTGACCGCACCAGTAAAATGGACGCAAAGTGTTCAAAACATGATTAAAGATGGTGCAGACCATTTTATTGAAGTGGGTCCTGGTAATGTTTTGCAAGGGTTGGTTAAAAAGATTGATCGCTCGCAAACCACTGAGAAGGCAGAAATTTAA
- a CDS encoding pyridoxamine 5'-phosphate oxidase family protein, with the protein MSTENLTNDEAKKRLKDMVEDIKVAMFATRLNKQPLSVVPMHTKEVDKEGNIWFLSGNNSDHNSDLLKNSKTQLLYSDPNAMKFVSVYGDAEIVTDQAVLDELYNKKDNAWFDGAEDPNLTAIKFHPKEAAYWNNDSNKLVTFFKLQAAAVTGDDKDIGKSGKMDL; encoded by the coding sequence ATGAGCACTGAAAATTTAACCAACGACGAAGCAAAAAAAAGATTAAAAGACATGGTAGAAGACATTAAAGTCGCCATGTTCGCCACACGATTAAACAAGCAACCTTTGAGTGTGGTGCCTATGCATACAAAAGAAGTAGACAAAGAAGGGAACATTTGGTTTTTAAGCGGAAACAATAGTGACCACAATAGTGATTTGCTTAAAAATTCTAAAACGCAGTTATTGTACAGCGATCCCAATGCTATGAAGTTTGTGAGTGTATACGGAGATGCTGAAATTGTTACCGATCAAGCTGTTTTAGATGAGTTATACAACAAAAAAGACAACGCTTGGTTTGACGGTGCGGAGGATCCTAATTTAACCGCTATTAAATTCCATCCTAAAGAAGCCGCTTACTGGAACAACGACAGCAACAAATTAGTGACATTTTTTAAGTTACAGGCTGCGGCCGTAACCGGAGATGACAAAGACATTGGCAAATCTGGTAAGATGGATTTATAA
- a CDS encoding fructosamine kinase family protein, with protein sequence MNILTKIAEENNLNLLESTPLSGGDINDVFLLKCASKKYVVKTNDASKFPGMFEAEAEGLDLLRSSNSFKIPSVVKFGVIENTSYLLLEYILEGSASHIFWQQFAENLAILHKTTQPTFGLDHNNYIGSLPQYNGTQTSAADFYINQRLEPQFKMAKEQGFDFSKLDVFYKNIFSEIPNEPPSLLHGDLWGGNYLVSEDGNPTLIDPAVSFASREMDLAMMQLFGGFSEEVFSHYHSIFPLKNNWKQRVSLWQLYYLLVHLNLFGSSYLSRVQNIAKKYR encoded by the coding sequence TTGAATATTCTTACCAAAATAGCCGAAGAAAACAATCTGAATTTACTTGAATCAACACCTCTTTCCGGAGGTGATATCAACGATGTGTTTTTACTGAAATGTGCTTCAAAAAAGTACGTGGTTAAAACGAATGATGCTTCAAAATTTCCCGGAATGTTTGAAGCAGAAGCAGAGGGTTTAGATTTATTAAGAAGTTCAAACAGTTTTAAAATTCCTTCGGTAGTCAAATTTGGAGTTATTGAAAACACCTCATATTTGTTGTTAGAATATATTTTGGAGGGTTCAGCTTCACATATTTTTTGGCAGCAATTTGCTGAAAACTTAGCAATACTTCATAAAACCACCCAACCTACTTTCGGGCTAGACCACAACAATTATATTGGCAGCCTTCCACAGTATAACGGAACACAAACTTCAGCAGCCGATTTTTATATTAATCAGCGGTTAGAGCCACAGTTTAAAATGGCAAAAGAACAAGGTTTCGATTTTTCAAAGTTGGACGTATTTTATAAAAACATTTTTTCAGAAATACCAAATGAACCGCCGTCTCTACTTCATGGTGACTTATGGGGTGGGAATTATTTGGTTTCAGAGGATGGAAATCCTACTTTAATCGATCCCGCTGTTTCGTTTGCATCTCGTGAGATGGACCTGGCCATGATGCAACTTTTCGGTGGGTTTTCAGAAGAAGTTTTTAGTCACTATCATTCCATCTTTCCGCTCAAAAATAATTGGAAACAACGTGTTTCCTTATGGCAATTATATTATTTGTTGGTTCACCTTAATCTTTTTGGAAGCAGCTATTTATCTCGTGTACAAAACATTGCGAAAAAGTATCGATAA
- a CDS encoding dihydrofolate reductase: MITLIAAAGENNELGKDNDLVWHLPDDFKRFKKLTTGHHIIMGRKTFESFPKPLPNRTHLVITRNKDYKKEGAVVVHSLDEALLKAHNDPQPFVIGGGEIYKLAIDTADKIELTRVHGRFEADTYFPEIDMNKWQLISEVKHEKDEKHNYSFSYLTYERK; the protein is encoded by the coding sequence ATGATTACTCTAATAGCTGCAGCTGGTGAAAACAACGAATTAGGTAAAGACAATGATCTTGTTTGGCATCTGCCCGATGATTTTAAACGGTTTAAAAAATTGACTACAGGGCATCATATTATTATGGGGCGGAAAACTTTTGAGTCATTCCCAAAACCGCTTCCCAACAGAACGCATTTAGTCATTACACGAAATAAAGATTATAAAAAAGAAGGTGCTGTTGTGGTACATAGCTTAGATGAAGCTTTGCTAAAGGCACACAATGACCCACAACCTTTTGTTATTGGGGGTGGTGAAATTTATAAATTAGCCATAGACACTGCCGATAAAATTGAACTAACCCGAGTTCACGGAAGGTTTGAAGCAGACACCTATTTTCCTGAAATTGATATGAATAAATGGCAATTAATTTCTGAAGTGAAACACGAAAAAGATGAAAAGCATAACTATTCGTTTTCATATTTAACTTACGAACGAAAGTAG
- a CDS encoding 2TM domain-containing protein: protein MFSKSKKTERIDSEQREQYEYARKRIKQKKNLMRHFIFFLLGSIFLLVVDLVLKKGADILFPNWSVWVVLIWAFILLIHVFNVFVMSKFMGKEWEDRQLEKLKAKQAERINKLQKKVDDELPLPKKKEVQDPMKPLTEKKDNNPLPPDVQ, encoded by the coding sequence ATGTTTTCAAAATCTAAAAAAACCGAACGAATTGATTCGGAACAACGCGAACAATATGAATATGCTCGCAAACGCATTAAGCAGAAAAAGAATTTAATGCGGCATTTTATCTTCTTTTTATTAGGCTCTATTTTTCTTTTAGTTGTTGACTTAGTGCTTAAAAAAGGAGCCGATATTCTCTTCCCCAACTGGTCCGTTTGGGTGGTACTTATTTGGGCTTTTATACTATTAATACACGTATTTAATGTGTTTGTTATGAGCAAGTTTATGGGTAAAGAATGGGAAGACCGTCAACTCGAAAAACTAAAAGCCAAGCAAGCAGAACGCATTAATAAACTACAAAAAAAGGTAGATGATGAGCTGCCATTACCAAAAAAAAAGGAAGTGCAAGACCCCATGAAGCCATTGACCGAAAAAAAGGACAACAACCCCTTACCGCCAGACGTACAATGA
- a CDS encoding aminotransferase class V-fold PLP-dependent enzyme encodes MKDFKKHFPALQGRVYLNTPASGLLSKPVYNWRKEQEEGFLFNGNDYGATLEALKNVRETISSFFHASESNVALVPNFSFGLNTLLEGLPQKQKVLLLKGDYPSINWPVQMRDFDVCFAETTGNIEQNIEAAVTKHRPTVFVFSVVQWLSGIKIDFDFLKELKVYHPDLLLIADGTQYLGTEKFNFEESPLDVIGTSTYKWLLSGYGNGFFLFKESVKEKIFPNTIGFNSAANFDSSPEEITFTKHFEPGHLGLFNYGSLRKSLQFMEELGVDIIQNKIKVLSEKAKLAFMDLGLLNDTIVNRENHSPIFNIKGDAVLFQKLKKNNIICSQRGGGIRVGFHFYNSEEDLEALLEILKH; translated from the coding sequence ATGAAAGATTTTAAAAAACACTTTCCGGCTTTACAAGGTCGCGTGTATTTAAACACACCCGCTTCTGGGCTGCTCTCAAAGCCTGTATATAATTGGCGCAAAGAACAAGAAGAAGGTTTTTTATTTAACGGGAATGATTATGGTGCTACTCTTGAAGCGCTTAAAAATGTACGTGAAACAATATCCAGTTTCTTCCATGCTTCGGAATCGAATGTTGCTTTGGTTCCTAACTTTTCATTTGGGTTAAATACCTTGCTGGAAGGATTACCTCAAAAACAAAAAGTATTGTTGTTGAAAGGCGATTATCCTTCTATTAATTGGCCAGTACAAATGCGTGATTTTGATGTCTGCTTTGCTGAAACAACTGGAAATATAGAGCAAAATATTGAAGCTGCCGTGACCAAACACCGCCCAACGGTCTTTGTTTTCAGTGTTGTACAGTGGCTTAGCGGAATAAAAATTGATTTCGATTTTTTAAAAGAATTAAAAGTCTATCACCCAGATTTATTATTAATAGCAGACGGAACACAATATCTAGGCACAGAAAAATTTAACTTTGAAGAAAGCCCTTTGGATGTTATTGGGACAAGTACCTATAAGTGGTTGCTTTCAGGCTATGGCAACGGTTTCTTTTTGTTTAAAGAATCTGTAAAGGAGAAAATATTCCCAAATACCATTGGTTTTAACTCTGCCGCTAATTTTGATAGTTCGCCAGAAGAAATCACATTTACTAAACATTTTGAACCTGGGCATTTGGGTCTTTTTAATTATGGTAGCTTACGAAAATCACTTCAGTTTATGGAAGAGTTAGGGGTTGATATTATTCAAAATAAAATAAAGGTCTTATCAGAAAAAGCCAAATTAGCTTTTATGGACTTGGGATTGTTAAATGATACTATTGTGAATAGAGAAAACCATTCTCCTATTTTTAATATAAAAGGGGATGCTGTTTTGTTCCAGAAACTAAAAAAGAATAATATAATTTGTTCCCAACGGGGTGGTGGTATTAGGGTAGGGTTCCATTTTTACAATTCAGAAGAAGATTTGGAAGCCCTTTTAGAGATTTTAAAGCATTAA
- a CDS encoding DUF427 domain-containing protein produces MKAIWNNTIVAESDDTIVIENNHYFPPNTINEQYFTKSESHSHCPWKGQASYYTVEVNGEKNPDAAWFYPEASHAAKSIEGYVAFWKGVEVVE; encoded by the coding sequence ATGAAAGCCATCTGGAATAACACAATAGTAGCTGAAAGTGATGACACGATTGTTATTGAAAACAATCATTACTTTCCGCCAAATACTATAAACGAACAATATTTTACAAAAAGTGAATCACACAGCCACTGTCCGTGGAAAGGACAAGCTTCCTATTATACGGTTGAAGTGAATGGCGAAAAAAATCCAGATGCTGCTTGGTTTTATCCTGAAGCCTCTCACGCTGCCAAGTCTATAGAAGGCTATGTTGCTTTCTGGAAAGGCGTTGAAGTAGTTGAGTAA
- a CDS encoding DUF3124 domain-containing protein has translation MKYLSILFFLLSLSACEDPMKKQLATVDLTHDWENRKLNTNMPDSLLTKGSTYLPVYSEIYQQNKSFTFNLTTTVSIRNISLKDTIYIYKADYYDTYGTRIMQYLDHPVYVQPMETIEIVVDEEDKGGGTGANFVFDWATKKNKLEPLFEAVMISTAGQQGLSFTTRGVRKK, from the coding sequence ATGAAGTACCTAAGCATCCTTTTCTTTTTATTGTCATTATCTGCTTGTGAAGACCCGATGAAAAAACAATTGGCAACGGTTGATCTTACTCACGATTGGGAGAACAGAAAATTAAACACGAATATGCCTGACAGCCTTCTAACTAAAGGAAGTACGTATCTACCTGTTTACTCTGAAATTTACCAACAAAACAAGAGCTTTACATTCAATCTTACAACAACTGTTAGTATTCGAAATATCAGTCTAAAAGATACTATCTACATTTATAAAGCCGATTATTACGATACTTATGGAACTCGAATTATGCAATATTTAGATCATCCAGTATATGTACAGCCTATGGAAACTATAGAAATTGTAGTTGATGAAGAAGATAAAGGTGGTGGTACTGGTGCCAACTTTGTTTTTGACTGGGCAACGAAAAAAAACAAATTAGAACCTTTATTTGAAGCCGTAATGATATCGACTGCCGGGCAACAAGGTCTTTCTTTTACCACGCGGGGAGTCCGAAAAAAGTAA
- a CDS encoding L-histidine N(alpha)-methyltransferase translates to MTTKTQTKLDTSFKKEVYEGLTTFPKYLSSKYFYDKAGDKLFQDIMAMPEYYLTDCEFEILETHTEPIAEYFRGKENGFDLIELGAGDGKKTKILLKHLSENNFNFVYKPIDISQNAIDSLSEKLEEELPNVEVDPEIGEYFEVLERLKEYNSRKKVIVVLGSNIGNLLHPRAIDFLSKLKDTMQEDDMLFMGFDQKKKPETILNAYSDETGITAAFNKNILVRVNRELDANFDVESFKHWETYDPESGTAKSFLVATKQMEVTVNELDLTIQFDPWETIHTEISQKYTDKVVDWLADESGLEIETSFTDSKGYYKNYVFKRKNA, encoded by the coding sequence ATGACAACAAAAACTCAAACTAAACTAGACACTTCTTTCAAAAAAGAAGTGTATGAAGGGCTAACTACGTTCCCCAAATACCTTTCTTCAAAATATTTCTATGATAAAGCTGGAGATAAGCTTTTTCAGGATATTATGGCAATGCCAGAATATTATTTAACCGATTGTGAGTTTGAAATTTTAGAAACCCACACAGAACCTATTGCTGAATATTTCCGCGGAAAAGAAAACGGTTTCGACCTCATTGAATTAGGGGCTGGCGACGGTAAAAAAACAAAAATATTGCTAAAACACCTTTCAGAAAATAACTTCAACTTTGTTTATAAACCTATCGATATCAGTCAAAATGCGATTGATAGTCTTTCAGAAAAACTAGAAGAAGAATTGCCAAACGTGGAAGTTGACCCTGAAATAGGAGAGTATTTTGAAGTATTAGAACGTTTGAAGGAATATAACAGCCGCAAAAAAGTAATTGTCGTTTTGGGGTCTAATATTGGTAATTTATTACATCCACGCGCCATTGATTTTCTTTCAAAATTGAAAGATACCATGCAAGAAGATGATATGCTTTTTATGGGTTTTGACCAAAAGAAAAAACCCGAAACCATACTAAATGCTTATAGTGATGAAACTGGAATTACAGCCGCTTTCAACAAAAATATTTTGGTGCGTGTTAATCGAGAACTGGATGCCAATTTTGATGTAGAGAGCTTTAAGCATTGGGAAACCTATGACCCTGAAAGCGGAACTGCTAAAAGTTTTTTAGTTGCTACAAAACAAATGGAAGTAACCGTTAATGAGCTGGATCTCACTATTCAATTTGATCCTTGGGAAACCATACATACTGAAATATCGCAAAAATATACCGACAAAGTGGTAGATTGGTTGGCCGATGAATCTGGACTAGAAATTGAAACCTCGTTCACTGACAGCAAAGGGTATTATAAAAATTATGTATTTAAGCGAAAAAATGCGTAA
- the egtB gene encoding ergothioneine biosynthesis protein EgtB encodes MIKTKNLVSFFLETREHTESICKPLEIEDYVVQPIVDVSPPKWHMGHTSWFFEEFILKPHKPNYQLFDKDFAFVFNSYYEAVGKRVVRNNRGNLTRPGVAKVYDYRHYVTNELKEFLNSDDITSEIEDILLIGIHHEKQHQELLLTDIKYILGNNPLLPKYNDSFLENPGQEFKQEWIAVPEGVYEIGHNNSEEFCYDNELGRHKVYLHDFEISNKLITNAEYLDFIEAGGYKDHNIWHAEAWDWVNQNDISQPQYWHDIDGEWHQYTLNGLQKLNLKAPVAHISYYEAFAFAQWKGCRLPTEFEWEIAQNQFNWGSRWEWTESAYLPYPGYTKAPGAIGEYNGKFMVNQKVLRGGSVATSPKHTRATYRNFFQTNLRWQFTGLRLAK; translated from the coding sequence ATGATCAAAACCAAAAACCTCGTTTCCTTTTTTCTGGAAACCCGCGAACATACCGAATCTATTTGTAAACCCTTGGAAATTGAAGATTATGTGGTGCAACCCATAGTCGATGTTTCCCCTCCCAAATGGCATATGGGTCATACCTCTTGGTTTTTTGAAGAATTTATTCTGAAACCACATAAACCCAATTATCAATTATTTGATAAAGACTTTGCTTTTGTATTCAACAGCTATTACGAAGCCGTTGGTAAACGTGTTGTGAGAAATAACAGAGGAAACCTAACAAGACCAGGCGTAGCGAAAGTGTATGATTATCGCCATTATGTTACCAACGAACTGAAAGAATTTTTAAATTCTGACGATATTACTTCAGAAATTGAAGACATCCTTCTTATTGGTATCCATCACGAAAAACAACACCAAGAACTGTTGTTGACCGATATAAAATATATCCTCGGAAATAATCCGTTGCTTCCGAAATACAACGATTCGTTTCTTGAAAACCCAGGTCAGGAGTTTAAACAGGAATGGATTGCTGTTCCAGAAGGTGTGTATGAAATTGGCCACAATAATTCCGAAGAATTTTGTTACGATAATGAATTAGGTAGACATAAAGTGTATTTACACGACTTTGAAATTTCAAACAAACTTATCACCAATGCTGAATATTTAGACTTTATTGAAGCTGGCGGCTATAAAGACCATAACATTTGGCATGCCGAAGCTTGGGATTGGGTAAACCAAAACGACATTTCACAACCGCAGTATTGGCACGATATTGATGGGGAATGGCATCAATACACCCTAAATGGACTTCAAAAACTGAATTTAAAAGCTCCGGTAGCACATATTTCATATTATGAAGCGTTTGCTTTTGCACAATGGAAAGGTTGCCGGTTACCTACAGAATTTGAGTGGGAAATCGCTCAAAATCAATTTAATTGGGGCAGCCGTTGGGAGTGGACCGAAAGTGCCTATCTCCCCTATCCTGGCTACACAAAAGCTCCAGGAGCCATTGGTGAATACAACGGGAAATTTATGGTCAATCAAAAAGTGCTACGAGGAGGCTCGGTGGCAACTTCGCCAAAACATACCCGCGCCACCTACCGCAATTTTTTTCAAACTAATCTACGTTGGCAATTTACCGGGTTAAGGTTAGCCAAATAA
- a CDS encoding energy transducer TonB, with protein MKNALIILCIIFSTTLFAQEEWGDVQKNVVTLKEIPPVWPGCEKGNVAKRDACFNNMLAQHIAKNFKYPPQAYKNNDQGRVVVKFIINKEGLVEIKDVSGGSAALQKEAKRNILAMPKMSKPGMMGGKPRPINFTVPITYKTGK; from the coding sequence ATGAAAAATGCACTAATTATACTCTGTATTATTTTCTCTACAACACTTTTTGCCCAAGAAGAATGGGGCGATGTACAAAAAAATGTAGTAACGCTTAAAGAAATACCTCCAGTTTGGCCTGGTTGTGAAAAAGGAAACGTTGCAAAACGCGATGCTTGTTTCAATAATATGTTGGCGCAACACATTGCCAAAAACTTTAAATATCCACCACAAGCCTACAAAAACAACGATCAAGGCCGGGTAGTCGTAAAATTCATAATTAATAAGGAAGGCTTGGTTGAAATTAAAGATGTTTCCGGCGGAAGTGCTGCTCTTCAAAAAGAAGCCAAACGTAATATCCTGGCCATGCCCAAAATGAGCAAACCGGGGATGATGGGCGGTAAGCCACGTCCAATTAACTTTACGGTCCCAATAACGTATAAAACTGGGAAGTAA
- a CDS encoding thymidylate synthase, giving the protein MEQYHDLIKHVLENGTEKHDRTGTGTKSVFGHQMRFDLSKGFPMVTTKKVHLKSIVYELLWFLNGDTNIQYLQENGVRIWNEWADDKGDLGPVYGHQWRNWNNEEIDQISDIIETLKNNPDSRRMLVSAWNPSVMPNTNKPFSENVANGKAALPPCHAFFQFYVADGKLSCQLYQRSADIFLGVPFNIASYALLTMMVAQVCGYQVGDFVHTFGDAHIYSNHMEQVELQLSREPRPLPKMKLNPEVKDIFGFKFDDFTLEDYNPHPHIKGAVAI; this is encoded by the coding sequence ATGGAGCAATATCACGACCTTATAAAGCACGTTTTAGAAAACGGAACAGAAAAACACGATAGAACCGGAACCGGAACCAAAAGTGTATTTGGCCACCAGATGCGATTTGACCTCAGCAAAGGATTCCCGATGGTTACCACCAAAAAAGTGCATTTAAAGTCAATTGTCTATGAATTGTTGTGGTTTCTAAATGGAGATACCAACATACAGTACCTTCAGGAAAATGGCGTTAGAATCTGGAACGAATGGGCCGACGACAAGGGCGATCTTGGTCCCGTTTATGGTCATCAATGGCGAAACTGGAACAATGAAGAAATCGACCAAATTTCAGATATTATTGAAACATTAAAAAACAATCCAGATAGTCGTAGAATGTTGGTCAGTGCTTGGAATCCTAGTGTTATGCCCAACACCAACAAACCTTTTTCTGAAAATGTAGCAAACGGGAAAGCAGCACTTCCACCTTGTCACGCATTTTTTCAGTTTTATGTAGCCGACGGAAAATTATCATGCCAACTGTATCAACGAAGTGCTGATATTTTCTTGGGTGTTCCATTCAATATTGCTTCGTATGCACTATTAACTATGATGGTCGCACAAGTTTGCGGCTACCAAGTAGGAGATTTTGTACACACCTTTGGCGATGCGCATATTTACAGCAATCATATGGAACAGGTTGAATTACAATTATCTCGAGAACCAAGACCCTTACCAAAAATGAAATTGAATCCAGAGGTGAAAGACATCTTTGGCTTCAAATTTGATGACTTTACTTTAGAAGATTATAACCCGCATCCGCATATTAAAGGAGCGGTAGCCATTTAA
- a CDS encoding NupC/NupG family nucleoside CNT transporter — MRNFLLIAFLSFFCSTVFSQTIEKKWLFHKVENPKNTSLVNLDPYQDYLNLDNGRFEYRLQSKDSIKASGDYIYQNNLLVFFYDTPKNIIQRYRVETLTDSSLVFSKNKAVYNFKNKRNDEVITATTSETPTITKNTDKIVPAQGFSFNSLWRGILGMISLIFIAFLFSSNRRAINWKTVGIGLAFQLVIAIGVLKVSFIQSIFEAIGNVFINILEYTQAGSKFLFEGLVVDMDTFGFIFAFQVLPTIIFFSALTSVLFYLGIIQKVVRALAWLLSKVLKISGAESLSVAGNIFLGQTEAPLLVKAYLEKMNKSEILLVMIGGMATVAGAVLAAYIGFLGGDDPLLRLTFAKHLLAASVMAAPGAIVISKILYPQTEIVDTDAKVSSEKIGSNLLDSIANGTTEGLRLAVNVGAMLLVFVAMIALVNGILGGIAGFDGFTIESLNIAWHFTSLNEIIATYTPYQKLSLEFILGYLFAPLMWLIGVSSEDMMLMGQLLGIKLAASEFVGYIQLADLKDVSNVLHLKYEKSIIMATYMLCGFANFASIGIQIGGIGSLAPGQRKQLSRFGMKALIGGTIASLISATIAGMIIG, encoded by the coding sequence ATGCGGAATTTTTTATTGATTGCTTTTTTGAGTTTTTTCTGTTCAACTGTTTTTTCTCAAACAATTGAAAAAAAATGGCTCTTTCATAAAGTTGAAAACCCAAAAAACACTTCTTTAGTTAACCTAGACCCTTATCAAGATTATTTAAATTTAGACAACGGTAGATTCGAATACCGCCTACAAAGTAAAGATTCTATAAAAGCCTCAGGCGATTATATTTATCAGAATAATCTTCTGGTATTTTTTTACGACACACCAAAAAACATTATACAACGCTATCGAGTTGAAACTTTGACAGACTCCTCACTCGTTTTCTCAAAAAATAAAGCAGTCTACAACTTTAAAAATAAACGAAACGACGAAGTAATTACTGCTACAACAAGTGAAACACCAACAATCACTAAAAATACCGATAAGATAGTCCCTGCACAAGGTTTCTCTTTTAATAGCTTATGGCGTGGCATCTTAGGTATGATTTCATTAATATTTATTGCTTTTTTATTTAGCTCTAACCGCAGGGCAATTAACTGGAAAACAGTAGGAATTGGTTTAGCTTTTCAGCTTGTAATTGCTATTGGAGTATTAAAAGTTTCGTTTATACAAAGTATTTTCGAAGCCATTGGGAACGTTTTCATTAACATCCTCGAATACACGCAAGCAGGGAGTAAGTTCTTGTTTGAAGGCCTAGTGGTAGATATGGATACCTTCGGGTTTATCTTTGCTTTTCAGGTACTACCTACCATTATATTCTTCTCGGCATTAACATCCGTTTTATTTTACCTAGGTATTATCCAAAAGGTAGTTCGGGCATTGGCCTGGCTTTTATCTAAAGTTTTAAAAATATCAGGTGCAGAAAGTTTAAGTGTTGCCGGAAACATCTTTTTAGGACAAACAGAAGCGCCTCTTTTAGTAAAGGCCTATTTAGAAAAAATGAACAAGTCTGAAATATTACTTGTTATGATTGGCGGTATGGCAACTGTAGCAGGAGCCGTTCTTGCTGCATATATTGGCTTCTTAGGAGGAGATGACCCACTTTTACGACTTACATTTGCCAAACACCTATTAGCTGCTTCTGTAATGGCAGCCCCTGGAGCCATTGTAATTTCAAAAATATTATATCCTCAAACCGAAATAGTTGATACAGACGCGAAAGTTTCTTCAGAAAAAATAGGATCCAACCTATTAGACTCTATTGCTAACGGAACTACTGAAGGGTTACGTTTAGCTGTAAATGTAGGAGCTATGCTATTAGTATTTGTAGCAATGATTGCTTTAGTGAATGGTATTTTAGGTGGAATTGCTGGTTTTGATGGTTTTACAATCGAATCCTTAAACATAGCTTGGCATTTTACTTCTTTAAATGAAATAATTGCAACCTATACTCCATACCAGAAACTCTCATTAGAGTTTATTTTAGGGTATTTATTCGCACCACTAATGTGGCTTATTGGAGTTTCAAGTGAAGATATGATGTTAATGGGGCAGTTATTAGGTATTAAACTCGCCGCTAGTGAATTTGTTGGCTATATTCAATTGGCCGACTTAAAAGATGTTTCAAATGTTCTTCATTTAAAATATGAAAAATCGATTATTATGGCCACTTATATGTTGTGTGGCTTTGCCAATTTTGCATCGATTGGAATACAAATTGGAGGAATTGGCTCATTAGCGCCAGGACAACGCAAACAGTTATCTAGATTTGGGATGAAAGCTTTGATTGGCGGAACCATCGCTTCTTTAATTTCAGCAACAATCGCAGGGATGATTATTGGATAA